A single window of Brevundimonas vitisensis DNA harbors:
- a CDS encoding YciI family protein — protein sequence MVMMKGTEAIEQGVQPSEALMAEMMAFNEELVAAGIMISGEGLQPSSKGKRVVFGGRDKPIVYDGPFAETKELIAGFWIWEVKDMDEAMAWAVRIPDTDKLHGEVEVRPVVTFEDFDNMTPELSAQEQSLRERTGG from the coding sequence ATGGTGATGATGAAAGGCACTGAAGCCATTGAACAGGGAGTCCAGCCGAGCGAGGCCCTGATGGCCGAGATGATGGCCTTCAACGAAGAACTGGTTGCGGCCGGCATCATGATCTCGGGCGAGGGTCTGCAGCCTTCGTCCAAGGGCAAGCGGGTTGTGTTCGGCGGGCGGGACAAGCCGATCGTCTATGACGGCCCCTTTGCCGAGACCAAGGAACTGATCGCCGGCTTCTGGATCTGGGAGGTGAAGGACATGGACGAAGCCATGGCCTGGGCCGTCCGCATCCCCGACACCGACAAACTGCACGGAGAAGTCGAGGTCCGCCCGGTCGTCACCTTTGAGGATTTCGACAATATGACCCCGGAACTGTCCGCCCAGGAACAGTCGCTGCGCGAGCGGACCGGCGGCTAA
- a CDS encoding MBL fold metallo-hydrolase, with protein sequence MIPFVRTLDFAYGRCDRVSPLIRRVVANNPGPFTFTGTGTYLIGRDGPGADVAVIDPGPPDDDHLNALLRAVEGQTVTHVLVTHTHRDHAPLARPFAQATGAVVLAARPPVRQIHASIGLDEEDDDDFVPDRILHDGERIEGDGWTLETLATPGHASNHLAFALIEENALFCGDHVMGWSTTVVAPPDGDMVDYMASLDAVLARGFDTLWPTHGAPITDPRPFLEAYRDHRLERERQVLARLAAGDRQIAEMVPVLYAAVDRRLWPAASLSVHAHLLSLVRRGIVAAQPEPSLQAVYRIV encoded by the coding sequence ATGATCCCTTTCGTGCGAACCCTGGATTTTGCCTATGGCCGTTGCGATCGGGTCTCGCCGCTGATCCGCAGGGTGGTGGCGAACAATCCTGGGCCCTTCACCTTCACCGGAACCGGGACCTATCTGATCGGGCGCGACGGGCCGGGAGCCGATGTGGCGGTGATCGACCCCGGCCCGCCGGACGACGATCACCTGAACGCGCTGCTGCGGGCAGTCGAGGGTCAGACGGTGACGCATGTTCTAGTCACCCACACGCACCGCGATCACGCGCCGCTGGCACGTCCTTTTGCCCAGGCGACCGGCGCGGTCGTTCTGGCCGCCCGGCCACCGGTTCGGCAGATCCACGCCTCCATAGGTCTGGACGAGGAGGACGACGACGATTTCGTGCCCGATCGCATCCTGCACGACGGCGAGCGCATTGAGGGCGACGGCTGGACCCTGGAGACCCTGGCCACGCCGGGTCACGCCTCCAACCATCTGGCCTTTGCCCTGATCGAGGAGAACGCCCTGTTCTGCGGCGACCATGTCATGGGCTGGTCGACGACCGTGGTGGCCCCGCCCGACGGCGACATGGTCGATTACATGGCCAGTCTGGACGCGGTCCTGGCCCGAGGATTCGATACCCTGTGGCCGACGCATGGCGCACCCATCACCGACCCCCGCCCCTTTCTGGAAGCCTATCGGGATCATCGCCTGGAGCGAGAACGTCAGGTCCTCGCCAGACTGGCCGCTGGCGACCGCCAGATCGCAGAGATGGTGCCGGTGCTCTATGCGGCCGTTGATCGGCGTTTATGGCCGGCGGCCAGTCTGTCCGTGCATGCGCATCTGCTGTCCCTGGTCCGGCGCGGCATCGTCGCCGCCCAGCCCGAACCGTCGCTTCAGGCTGTCTATCGGATTGTCTGA
- the pdxH gene encoding pyridoxamine 5'-phosphate oxidase encodes MTNAAIPASPSREEYARDYAAALAANGDETIFERDEPIGLFVEWLAQAKGTEPNDSNAMALSTVDASGLPDSRMVLLKDVDARGFTFYSNRESAKGGQLAGHPAAALLFHWKSLRRQVRVRGRIEPVTAEEADAYFASRARESRIGAWASDQSRPLDSRAALEAAVARETERFDGQDVPRPEHWTGWRVVPDSVEFWRDRPFRLHDRLRFDRAGPAWIRTRLWP; translated from the coding sequence ATGACAAACGCCGCCATTCCCGCCTCGCCCTCGCGTGAGGAATACGCCCGCGATTATGCCGCCGCCCTGGCCGCCAACGGGGACGAGACGATCTTCGAGCGGGACGAACCGATCGGTCTGTTCGTGGAATGGCTGGCTCAGGCCAAGGGGACAGAGCCCAACGATTCCAACGCCATGGCGCTGTCGACCGTCGATGCATCGGGCCTGCCCGACAGCCGGATGGTGCTGCTGAAGGACGTCGATGCCCGCGGCTTCACCTTCTATTCCAACCGCGAGAGCGCCAAGGGCGGGCAGCTGGCCGGACATCCGGCGGCGGCCCTGCTGTTCCACTGGAAGTCGCTGCGCCGACAGGTGAGGGTACGGGGCCGGATCGAACCCGTCACGGCGGAGGAGGCCGACGCCTATTTTGCCAGCCGCGCGCGCGAAAGCCGCATCGGGGCCTGGGCCTCGGATCAGTCGCGACCGCTGGACAGCCGCGCGGCGCTAGAGGCGGCGGTTGCGCGTGAGACTGAGCGATTCGACGGGCAGGACGTCCCGCGTCCGGAACATTGGACCGGCTGGCGGGTGGTGCCGGACAGCGTGGAGTTCTGGCGGGATCGCCCGTTCCGCCTGCACGACCGGCTGCGGTTCGACCGCGCAGGACCGGCCTGGATCCGGACCCGGCTCTGGCCCTGA
- the udk gene encoding uridine kinase has translation MTVLIAITGGSGSGKSTLAEAIVSALPAGTAVLLREDSYYRDAAALPDFDAATFDFDDVAARDHERLMADLKALKDGQAIVAPIYSFIHHGREPGGEPVAAAPVVIVEGTHLLCTPGLVTLFDIRVFVDTPPDIRFIRRLLRDQAERGRTAASVVAQYLGTVRPGHERLTEPSKVHADFIVADATAAVRLEDPQAVIRLAAPVMAHPLLAQHVQT, from the coding sequence ATGACCGTTCTGATCGCCATCACCGGAGGCTCTGGCTCCGGCAAGAGCACCCTCGCCGAGGCTATCGTCTCGGCCTTGCCGGCTGGGACTGCCGTCCTGCTGCGCGAGGACTCCTATTATCGCGACGCCGCAGCCCTGCCCGATTTTGATGCCGCGACGTTCGATTTCGACGATGTCGCCGCGCGCGATCATGAGCGGCTGATGGCTGATCTGAAGGCTCTGAAAGACGGTCAGGCCATCGTGGCCCCGATCTATTCCTTCATTCATCACGGTCGCGAACCGGGAGGCGAGCCCGTGGCGGCTGCACCGGTCGTGATTGTCGAGGGCACCCACCTGCTGTGCACGCCCGGCCTGGTGACCCTGTTCGACATCCGCGTCTTCGTCGATACCCCGCCAGACATCCGGTTCATCCGTCGGCTGCTGCGGGATCAGGCCGAGCGCGGGCGCACCGCAGCCTCCGTCGTCGCCCAATATCTGGGCACGGTACGACCGGGACACGAGCGGCTGACGGAACCTTCGAAGGTCCACGCCGACTTCATCGTGGCCGATGCGACGGCCGCTGTGCGCCTAGAGGACCCTCAAGCCGTGATCCGCCTGGCCGCCCCGGTCATGGCACATCCCCTGCTGGCCCAGCACGTTCAGACCTGA
- a CDS encoding TetR/AcrR family transcriptional regulator, whose protein sequence is MSRRGTIQASSRILLNRFALMSVQDVRPPHQDTRRDAVLHHARRYFMSEGYAATRMEPIAREAGVSTATLYGYFPGKAELFKAVIEDAANDFAAQMDFVRSQQGSARVQLTSFLTAYARFMSDPFVRSVFRLVMAERPRFKSVAMSFFERGRDFFGASLMGVIQTMIDRGEIACEKPSWAAGQLMGMVEHPVFFVPLVTGEEVRTRRTVDQIAADAVETFLARYGT, encoded by the coding sequence ATGAGCAGACGCGGCACGATCCAGGCCTCTTCCCGCATCTTGCTGAATCGCTTCGCACTTATGTCTGTCCAGGACGTCCGCCCGCCCCATCAGGACACGCGCCGTGACGCGGTGCTGCACCACGCCCGCCGCTACTTCATGAGCGAAGGTTATGCCGCGACGCGCATGGAGCCGATCGCACGCGAAGCCGGCGTCTCAACCGCCACACTGTACGGCTACTTCCCCGGCAAGGCCGAACTGTTCAAGGCGGTGATCGAGGACGCTGCCAACGACTTCGCCGCCCAGATGGATTTCGTGCGTTCGCAGCAGGGCAGCGCCCGTGTTCAGCTGACCAGTTTCCTGACCGCCTATGCCCGGTTCATGAGCGATCCGTTCGTGCGTTCGGTCTTCCGGCTCGTGATGGCTGAACGGCCCCGCTTCAAAAGCGTGGCCATGAGCTTTTTCGAACGAGGACGAGACTTCTTCGGGGCCAGTCTGATGGGGGTGATCCAGACCATGATCGATCGCGGCGAGATCGCCTGCGAAAAGCCGTCCTGGGCGGCCGGTCAGCTGATGGGCATGGTCGAACACCCGGTCTTCTTCGTGCCCCTGGTCACGGGCGAAGAGGTCCGCACCCGGCGAACGGTGGACCAGATCGCCGCCGATGCGGTCGAAACCTTCCTCGCCCGCTACGGCACCTGA
- a CDS encoding long-chain-fatty-acid--CoA ligase: MQGLMQDWPLTVDKILDHAKNWHPHREVVTRSVEGPIVRISYADLHARAKRVSSALQGWGVKTGDRIATLAWNTGRHMEVWYGIMGIGAVCHTLNPRLFPEQLAYIINHAEDRIIFVDMTFLPLLEAVLPHCPSVERVVVLTDEWHMPATKLPKAECYELVLAEASEDVTWGGFDEKTACGLCYTSGTTGNPKGVLYSHRSNFIHTLLGMQSTVLGPSPKEVILPVVPMFHANAWGIAFAGPAAGSKLVMPGARMDGAAIYELIEAEGVTFSAAVPTVWQGLLAHLREHKLKIPTVKRVLIGGSAVPESLIRAFNDEFDIEVLQGWGMTETSPIGTLSNLTPELAALPYDQQMKWRIKQGMPPLGVELKLKNYAGQDMPHDGTTYGRLMVRGPTIAGAYFKGDGGEILDNEGYFDTGDVSTIDEHGFMQITDRAKDVIKSGGEWISSIEIENIAVGHPKVELAAVIGMHHPKWDERPLLVIKLKPGETEDKQEHLAFLEGKIAKWWMPDDVVFVDDIPLGATGKIDKKLVRERLKSFIDGGAQGG, translated from the coding sequence ATGCAGGGATTGATGCAGGACTGGCCGCTGACGGTCGACAAAATCCTGGACCACGCGAAGAACTGGCATCCGCACCGCGAGGTCGTGACCCGTTCGGTCGAAGGACCCATCGTACGGATCAGCTATGCCGATCTTCACGCTCGCGCCAAACGGGTGTCGAGCGCCCTGCAGGGCTGGGGCGTCAAGACCGGCGACCGGATCGCCACCCTGGCCTGGAACACCGGCCGCCACATGGAGGTCTGGTACGGGATCATGGGTATCGGGGCGGTGTGCCACACCCTGAACCCGCGCCTGTTTCCCGAGCAACTGGCCTACATCATCAATCACGCCGAAGACCGGATCATCTTCGTCGACATGACCTTCCTTCCCCTGTTGGAAGCCGTACTGCCGCACTGTCCCAGCGTCGAGCGGGTCGTGGTCCTGACCGACGAATGGCATATGCCGGCGACCAAGCTGCCCAAGGCTGAATGCTACGAGCTGGTGCTGGCCGAGGCGTCCGAGGACGTGACCTGGGGCGGGTTTGACGAAAAGACGGCCTGCGGCCTGTGCTACACCTCCGGCACGACCGGCAATCCGAAGGGCGTGCTGTACTCGCACCGGTCGAACTTCATTCATACGCTGCTGGGCATGCAGTCGACGGTCCTGGGCCCGTCGCCCAAGGAGGTCATCCTGCCCGTGGTGCCGATGTTCCACGCCAACGCCTGGGGCATTGCCTTTGCGGGACCGGCGGCGGGATCGAAACTGGTCATGCCGGGCGCGCGCATGGACGGGGCGGCGATCTATGAACTGATCGAAGCCGAGGGCGTGACCTTCTCGGCCGCCGTGCCGACCGTCTGGCAGGGGCTGCTGGCTCACCTGCGCGAGCACAAGCTGAAAATTCCGACCGTCAAGCGGGTCCTCATCGGGGGCTCGGCCGTGCCCGAGAGCCTGATCCGGGCCTTCAACGACGAGTTCGACATCGAAGTGCTGCAGGGCTGGGGCATGACCGAGACCTCGCCGATCGGGACCCTGTCCAACCTGACACCGGAACTGGCTGCCCTGCCGTACGACCAGCAGATGAAGTGGCGCATCAAACAGGGCATGCCGCCGCTGGGCGTCGAGCTGAAACTCAAGAACTACGCTGGCCAGGACATGCCGCACGACGGCACCACCTATGGCCGCCTGATGGTTCGGGGCCCCACCATTGCGGGGGCCTATTTCAAGGGCGACGGCGGGGAAATCCTGGATAACGAAGGTTATTTCGACACCGGGGACGTCTCGACCATCGACGAGCACGGCTTCATGCAGATCACCGACCGGGCCAAGGACGTGATCAAGTCCGGCGGGGAATGGATCAGCTCGATCGAGATCGAGAATATCGCTGTGGGTCACCCCAAGGTCGAACTGGCTGCGGTCATCGGCATGCACCATCCCAAATGGGACGAACGTCCCCTGCTGGTGATCAAGCTGAAGCCTGGCGAGACCGAGGACAAGCAGGAGCATCTGGCCTTCCTGGAAGGCAAGATCGCCAAATGGTGGATGCCCGATGACGTCGTCTTCGTGGACGACATCCCGCTGGGCGCGACGGGCAAGATCGACAAGAAGCTGGTCCGCGAGCGGCTCAAGAGCTTCATCGACGGCGGAGCACAGGGCGGGTGA
- a CDS encoding DUF898 family protein gives MSDTTTGQGEPTADKPVAYDPVQDSLGSLSGVDEPGQTLTFDSTLKPSSFLGLSLKNGLLNIVTLTLWRFWGKTEVRRRVWQGVRLNGDAFEYTGRGIELFVGFLLALLVLGLPFLLVVFGAQFMGPLAAALLILPLYFFMFWLWGFGVFTAFRYMASRTTWRGVRFRLGGSATAYGFKYIGALFLSGITMGWYWPTAERNLAESLWDEVRFGNRRVRFRMERAEKEGVYGAYAVGWFLSALPYLGLFAALFAIAYFTGSVSAPQVASAGPAPSPQSMEIAQVVLTYLAILVVSPLVLLIWAPYQAAMLRSIAAGVTIDSAGFKLNVKAISLWWLTVSNLAAILFTLGFLMPWVQARTAKYMIERLTSAGTARLDEAQQTGTGPGSGEGLADAFGFSLI, from the coding sequence ATGAGCGATACGACGACAGGCCAGGGGGAGCCGACAGCCGACAAGCCGGTTGCTTATGATCCCGTCCAGGACAGTCTCGGCTCGTTGTCAGGCGTTGATGAGCCCGGCCAGACCCTGACCTTTGACAGCACGCTCAAGCCCTCCAGCTTCCTCGGCCTCAGCCTGAAGAACGGCCTGCTGAACATCGTGACCCTGACCCTCTGGCGCTTTTGGGGAAAGACCGAGGTGCGCCGCCGCGTGTGGCAGGGGGTCCGCCTGAATGGCGACGCCTTTGAATACACCGGGCGCGGAATCGAGCTGTTCGTCGGCTTCCTGCTGGCCCTGCTGGTGTTGGGCCTACCGTTCCTGCTGGTCGTGTTTGGGGCCCAGTTCATGGGCCCGCTCGCGGCAGCTCTGCTGATCCTGCCTCTCTATTTCTTCATGTTCTGGCTGTGGGGCTTTGGCGTCTTCACAGCCTTTCGATACATGGCCAGCCGCACAACATGGCGCGGCGTCCGGTTCCGCCTGGGGGGATCGGCCACCGCCTATGGCTTCAAATATATTGGGGCCTTGTTTCTCAGCGGCATCACCATGGGCTGGTACTGGCCGACGGCGGAACGCAACCTGGCGGAATCGCTGTGGGACGAGGTCCGGTTCGGGAATCGCCGGGTCCGGTTCCGGATGGAGCGGGCCGAGAAGGAGGGGGTCTATGGGGCCTACGCCGTCGGCTGGTTCCTGTCCGCGCTTCCGTATCTCGGCCTCTTCGCGGCGCTCTTCGCCATCGCCTACTTCACTGGCAGCGTTTCAGCACCGCAAGTTGCCTCTGCGGGTCCGGCGCCGTCGCCGCAATCGATGGAGATCGCGCAGGTCGTCCTGACCTATCTGGCCATCCTCGTGGTGTCGCCGCTGGTGCTGCTGATCTGGGCTCCCTACCAGGCGGCCATGCTGCGTTCGATCGCGGCCGGAGTGACCATCGATAGCGCGGGGTTCAAGCTGAACGTCAAGGCCATTTCGCTGTGGTGGCTGACGGTGTCGAACCTGGCGGCCATCCTGTTCACCCTGGGCTTTCTGATGCCGTGGGTTCAGGCCCGGACGGCGAAATACATGATCGAGCGTCTGACCTCGGCTGGCACGGCCCGCCTGGATGAGGCGCAACAGACTGGCACCGGGCCCGGCTCCGGCGAGGGGCTGGCCGATGCCTTCGGCTTCTCCCTGATCTGA
- a CDS encoding TonB-dependent receptor plug domain-containing protein produces MKLQQSRRRLLATTIIAGASALAFAAPAMAQDPGATNVDDLVVTGTRIARQDYVANSPISTVSSEQIQARGDVNVEQILNQLPQVVPGLSANSNNPSNGSATVDLRGLGASRTLVLVNGHRFIPYDKSNAVDLNSIPAALIERVEVVTGGASAVYGSDALAGVVNFIFKRDYEGFGLDTQYGISRFGDGEQFNASLTFGSNFADDRGNVTGYVGYSDRDGFFPNSDRPWSFPSAAGGSGTGEYGGLNNLALNPYTAAGCPTANPCRRSFRTTGVPGPFSNDFSLSPTSDRYDFSTVNLLQSPSERFNLALMGHYDVTDNVEAFAEVFYTDSRNNSQLAPTPATGISIPYTNFFVQNYPALLAYANSRPNPTAPLNFDRRMSEVGARIQMNNTDVYQINTGLRADLGSGWELEGFYSYGRTELTTSILNDVSRSRLAAALAGGGTATTCAPSVQALFPTCVPINLFGRGTITPQAAAFVRLNFTDRSVFERQNVQLNLTGTVMELPAGPLGIAAGVEYREDTLSYTPDDAKNAGDIYGFNAERAVSGSSASTEAYIEAAVPLLRDAPFAKSLELELGARLSDYDTVGQVWSYKFGGSWEPVDSVRLRALYQRASRAPNVFELFQANDQGFPAVLDPCTTVNPGTGAARTLSTGVRNFCRSQLGFDPVTAGFVAQNTQTESFFFGNPDLSEEKSDTVTIGAVWQPTFVDGLSMSLDYYKIEVEDYIGTISGGVSGIVGACFAAGAAASATTPAPVSSIAECNNAGIGLPLIFRDAAGNLKARAPLGNVSALETSGVDFSTRYGWDVPWAGGMWGEQLDIAVNLTYLDSYELDGIEYAGTAGAYNISATLPEWKANISLGYDVGPVRVAYSGTFIDELDNQGNIPDFQDGGYSGIDSYWYHDVSGTWQATENMEVFAGIRNLLDEEPPVFDNSPDGNTDPNAYDVNGRYFFFGARLKY; encoded by the coding sequence TTGAAACTCCAACAGAGCCGCCGCCGCTTGCTGGCGACGACGATCATCGCAGGGGCTTCGGCGCTGGCGTTCGCTGCGCCGGCCATGGCGCAGGACCCGGGCGCGACGAATGTCGATGATCTGGTCGTCACCGGCACGCGCATCGCGCGTCAGGACTATGTGGCCAACAGCCCGATCTCGACCGTGTCGTCCGAACAGATTCAGGCCCGCGGCGACGTCAACGTCGAGCAGATCCTGAACCAGCTGCCGCAGGTCGTTCCCGGCCTGTCCGCCAACTCCAACAACCCGTCGAACGGTTCGGCGACGGTCGACCTGCGCGGCCTGGGCGCAAGCCGCACCCTGGTGCTGGTCAACGGTCACCGCTTCATTCCGTACGACAAGAGCAATGCCGTCGACCTGAACAGCATTCCTGCCGCGCTGATCGAGCGCGTGGAAGTGGTCACCGGTGGTGCCTCGGCCGTGTACGGCTCTGACGCCCTGGCGGGCGTGGTCAACTTCATCTTCAAGCGCGACTACGAAGGTTTCGGCCTGGACACCCAGTACGGCATCTCGCGCTTCGGTGACGGCGAGCAGTTCAATGCCTCGCTGACGTTCGGTTCGAACTTCGCCGACGACCGCGGCAACGTGACCGGCTACGTTGGCTATTCGGACCGGGACGGCTTCTTCCCCAACTCCGACCGTCCGTGGTCCTTCCCCAGCGCCGCTGGCGGTTCCGGCACCGGCGAATACGGCGGCCTGAACAACCTGGCCCTGAACCCCTACACCGCCGCCGGCTGTCCGACGGCCAACCCCTGCCGCCGTTCGTTCCGCACGACGGGAGTCCCCGGTCCGTTCAGCAACGACTTCAGCCTGTCGCCGACCAGCGACCGTTATGACTTCTCGACTGTCAACCTGCTGCAGTCGCCGTCGGAGCGCTTCAACCTGGCGCTGATGGGTCACTATGACGTCACCGATAACGTCGAAGCGTTTGCCGAAGTCTTCTACACGGACAGCCGCAACAACTCGCAGCTGGCCCCGACCCCGGCGACCGGGATCAGCATCCCGTACACGAACTTCTTCGTGCAGAACTATCCGGCCCTGCTGGCCTATGCCAACTCGCGCCCGAACCCGACCGCTCCGCTGAACTTCGATCGCCGCATGTCGGAAGTCGGAGCCCGGATCCAGATGAACAACACCGATGTCTATCAGATCAACACGGGCCTCCGTGCCGATCTGGGCAGCGGCTGGGAACTGGAAGGCTTCTACAGCTACGGCCGCACTGAGCTCACCACCTCCATCCTGAACGACGTCTCGCGCTCGCGCCTGGCGGCTGCTCTGGCCGGTGGCGGCACGGCGACGACCTGCGCCCCCTCGGTGCAGGCGCTGTTCCCGACCTGCGTGCCGATCAACCTGTTCGGCCGTGGCACGATCACGCCTCAGGCCGCCGCCTTCGTGCGCCTGAACTTCACGGATCGCAGCGTCTTTGAACGCCAGAACGTCCAGCTGAACCTGACCGGCACGGTCATGGAACTGCCGGCCGGTCCGCTGGGCATCGCTGCGGGTGTCGAATATCGTGAGGACACCCTGTCCTACACGCCGGACGATGCCAAGAACGCGGGCGACATCTACGGCTTCAACGCCGAACGTGCCGTCTCGGGCAGCTCGGCCTCGACCGAAGCCTATATCGAAGCCGCCGTGCCGCTGCTGCGGGACGCGCCCTTCGCCAAGTCGCTGGAACTGGAACTGGGTGCCCGTCTGTCCGACTACGACACCGTCGGTCAGGTCTGGTCGTACAAGTTCGGTGGTTCGTGGGAGCCGGTCGATTCGGTTCGCCTGCGTGCCCTGTACCAGCGCGCCAGCCGTGCTCCGAACGTGTTCGAACTGTTCCAGGCCAACGACCAGGGCTTCCCGGCCGTTCTGGACCCCTGCACCACCGTCAACCCCGGCACGGGCGCCGCGCGCACCCTGTCGACCGGTGTCCGCAACTTCTGCCGTTCGCAGCTGGGCTTCGACCCGGTTACCGCCGGCTTCGTGGCTCAGAACACCCAGACCGAGTCGTTCTTCTTCGGTAACCCGGACCTGAGCGAAGAGAAGTCGGACACCGTCACCATTGGTGCCGTGTGGCAGCCCACCTTCGTCGACGGCCTGTCGATGTCGCTGGACTACTACAAGATCGAAGTCGAGGATTACATCGGCACGATCAGCGGCGGCGTCTCCGGCATCGTCGGTGCCTGCTTCGCGGCGGGTGCGGCGGCTTCGGCCACGACCCCGGCTCCTGTGTCCTCCATTGCCGAGTGCAACAACGCGGGTATCGGCCTGCCGCTGATCTTCCGCGATGCGGCCGGCAACCTGAAGGCGCGCGCGCCCCTGGGTAACGTCTCGGCTCTGGAAACCAGCGGCGTGGACTTCTCGACCCGCTATGGTTGGGATGTGCCGTGGGCCGGTGGCATGTGGGGCGAACAGCTGGATATCGCTGTCAACCTGACCTACCTGGACAGCTACGAGCTGGACGGTATCGAGTACGCTGGCACGGCTGGTGCCTATAACATCAGCGCCACCCTGCCTGAGTGGAAAGCCAATATCTCGCTGGGTTACGATGTTGGCCCGGTGCGTGTGGCCTACTCCGGCACGTTCATCGACGAGCTGGACAACCAGGGCAACATCCCTGACTTCCAGGACGGCGGGTACAGCGGCATCGACTCCTACTGGTACCACGACGTGAGCGGCACGTGGCAGGCGAC
- a CDS encoding DUF1499 domain-containing protein has product MSGGTGPQRRNGGGGLKSMLWLLALVVLAPLTVVVAAMGTGVGLWSPEIGLDLLTFRIGRFLALAGVMAGLISVVLALRDLRRRGVLAAVTVLIAAGALGGYLIQGARMQVAAPNDVTTDTAEVPGFSRLIQDRRTAAGAAQPGVAATCDGVAFAPTQVTPEVAADALRAAGFRVIGAAPFRAEGTRVGSAFGLTHDAAIRIRPGRTDVRITARDDRAQGDQACRLLATVVRNLTS; this is encoded by the coding sequence GTGAGCGGCGGCACCGGGCCGCAGCGCCGAAACGGCGGGGGCGGTTTGAAGTCGATGCTGTGGCTGCTGGCCCTCGTCGTGCTGGCCCCGCTGACAGTAGTGGTCGCGGCGATGGGAACCGGCGTCGGGCTGTGGTCCCCTGAGATCGGCCTGGACCTGCTGACCTTTCGCATCGGGCGGTTCCTGGCCCTTGCGGGGGTAATGGCCGGACTGATCTCTGTGGTCTTGGCGCTGCGCGATTTGCGGCGACGCGGCGTTCTTGCCGCCGTGACGGTGCTGATCGCGGCGGGCGCCCTGGGCGGCTATCTGATCCAGGGGGCGCGCATGCAGGTGGCGGCGCCGAACGATGTGACCACGGATACCGCCGAAGTCCCCGGGTTCTCGCGCTTGATCCAGGACCGCCGGACGGCTGCAGGGGCGGCGCAACCCGGCGTGGCCGCCACGTGTGATGGCGTGGCGTTCGCCCCCACTCAGGTGACGCCCGAAGTGGCGGCCGACGCGCTGCGTGCCGCAGGGTTCAGGGTCATAGGTGCCGCGCCGTTCCGCGCCGAGGGGACCCGCGTCGGCTCCGCCTTCGGCCTGACCCACGATGCCGCCATCCGTATCCGCCCCGGTCGGACGGATGTCCGCATCACGGCCCGCGATGATCGCGCCCAGGGCGATCAGGCCTGTCGCCTGCTGGCCACGGTCGTCCGCAACCTGACGTCCTGA
- a CDS encoding M48 family metallopeptidase codes for MDARFLDGRSARVRSATVEIVDQSLTIAVDGTTHVWPLAGLSVVRQGGEARLSHRTDRDARLVMAVDDWTRLSGAQGTVVERRGRGREVRLVMGLTAFAVSVAAFVFVGVPALSGPMARATPVSFEQRMGQNFDGQMGAIFPECAGEEGQAILAALGDRIAAQADTPFDVRVRAVQAPMLNAFALPGGPILITDDLIRDAKSPDELAAVVAHEVAHIEKRHVMQAVWRSLGVGLLLDAVVGGGTGAGQQAVILAGQATDLRYGRDAESEADARGQQLLHDLGLSSRGMASFFWRLGGEQEEGDQALTSATEFLSTHPDSTRRAKAARAAERTGAPALTAQEWATVQATCETGSDNPIDSLKRRFGLGGDDAAPDQGQQMRMHGQTGRRP; via the coding sequence ATGGACGCTCGTTTCCTCGATGGGCGCAGTGCCAGGGTCCGTTCCGCAACGGTCGAGATCGTCGACCAATCGCTGACCATCGCTGTGGACGGCACGACCCATGTCTGGCCGCTGGCCGGCTTGAGCGTCGTTCGACAGGGTGGCGAGGCTCGCCTGTCGCACCGCACCGACCGCGACGCGCGCCTGGTGATGGCCGTGGACGACTGGACCCGCCTCAGTGGCGCGCAAGGCACCGTCGTAGAGCGCCGGGGAAGGGGACGAGAGGTCCGGCTGGTCATGGGTCTGACGGCTTTTGCCGTCTCGGTCGCCGCCTTTGTGTTCGTGGGTGTGCCGGCTCTGTCCGGACCGATGGCCCGCGCCACGCCGGTGTCCTTCGAACAGCGGATGGGCCAGAATTTCGATGGCCAGATGGGGGCGATCTTCCCTGAATGCGCGGGCGAAGAGGGACAGGCGATTCTAGCGGCCCTGGGCGATCGTATCGCCGCCCAGGCCGATACCCCCTTCGACGTGAGGGTGCGCGCGGTCCAGGCGCCGATGCTGAATGCCTTCGCCCTGCCTGGCGGCCCGATCCTGATCACCGACGACCTGATCCGCGATGCCAAGAGCCCTGACGAGCTGGCCGCCGTGGTGGCCCATGAGGTGGCCCACATCGAAAAGCGCCACGTCATGCAGGCGGTGTGGCGCAGCCTGGGCGTCGGCCTGCTGCTGGATGCGGTCGTCGGTGGAGGCACGGGCGCGGGCCAGCAGGCGGTGATTCTGGCGGGCCAGGCCACCGATCTGCGCTATGGCCGCGATGCCGAAAGCGAGGCCGACGCGCGGGGCCAGCAACTGCTGCATGACCTGGGCCTCTCGTCGCGCGGCATGGCCAGCTTTTTCTGGCGTCTTGGCGGCGAACAGGAGGAGGGCGATCAGGCCCTGACGTCTGCCACTGAATTTCTTTCGACCCACCCGGACTCCACGCGGCGGGCCAAGGCTGCCAGGGCCGCCGAACGGACAGGGGCTCCCGCCCTGACCGCTCAGGAATGGGCGACGGTCCAGGCGACCTGCGAGACCGGCTCAGACAATCCGATAGACAGCCTGAAGCGACGGTTCGGGCTGGGCGGCGACGATGCCGCGCCGGACCAGGGACAGCAGATGCGCATGCACGGACAGACTGGCCGCCGGCCATAA